GCGAACTGAAGCGTAACGTCCGCGAAGCCTGGTGGCAGGACATGGTCGGTACTCGCGAGGATGTGGTGGGCCTTGATTGCTCCATCATCATGCACCCCCGTATCTGGGAAGCCTCCGGCCATGTGGGCGGCTTTACAGACCCGATGATAGACTGCCGGGGCTGTAAAAAACGATTCCGCGCCGACCAATTGTTCGAAGAACTCGGTCTCACGCCGAATGCCTGCGAAAAGGTCGAGGAAAAATTCAAGGTCCCTGAGGGAACAAAGTGCCCCGCCTGTGGCTCTAAAGAATTTACCGAGCCCCGCGCCTTCAACTTGATGTTCAAAACCTTCGTTGGTCCGCTTCAGGATGAGTCCTCTGTGGCTTACCTGCGTCCGGAGACGGCTCAGGGTATTTTTGCTCAATTTGGCAATGTCATGGCCACCTCCCGGCAAAAGGTACCCTTCGGCATCGCCCAGATCGGCAAAGCCTTCCGCAACGAAATCAACCCGCGCAATTACACCTTCCGCTCGCGGGAATTCGAACAGATGGAACTCGAATTTTTCGTCAAGCCGGGCTCCGACCAACAATGGCACGAGTACTGGGTTGCTGAGCGTATCAAGTGGTACCAAACCATCGGCCTGCCCAAGGAAAGCATCACACAGTATGTCTATCCTAAAGGCGAACTGGCGCACTATGCCAGCGCCTGCGTTGACATCATGTATGCCTTCCCCTTTGGCGTGCAGGAACTCGAAGGTATCGCCGCCCGCGGCAACTTCGACCTGAGCCGTCATCAGGAATTCAGCGGTAAGTCCATGGAGTATTTCGATCAGGACACCAATGAAAAGTTCATTCCCCATGTCATCGAGCCCTCCGCCGGCGTGGACCGTATCTGTCTGGCTCTGCTCTGCAACGCCTACCATGAGGAATGGATCCCCAAGGAAGGCCCCGTGATCGAGGCTGAACCCGGCAAGCAACCACCTGAGGGCTATGAGGCCCGCACCGTGCTCCGCTTCGCCCCGCGCGTGGCCCCCATCAAGGTTGCCGTTTTCCCTCTGCTCAAGAACAAACCAGAACTGGTCGAGAAGGCTCGCGGCATCTTTACCGGGCTGCGTCGCCACTGGGCCTGCTTCTATGATCAGACAGGCGCCATCGGCCGCCGTTATCGTCGTCAGGATGAAATCGGCACCCCGTTCTGTGTCACAGTCGACTTCGATACGCTCACTGATAACACCGTCACCCTGCGTGAGCGCGACTCGATGAAACAAGTCCGCATTCCCGTGGATAAACTTGAGGCCGAGATCTTTGCCAGGATGGGGATGTGAGTAAGTCAGCAGCAGGCAGTAGGCAGTTTGCAGTAAACAGTAGGCAGAAGACAGTGAGCAGAAATATCTGTTGCCCACTGCCCACTGCCCACTGCTCACTGCCCACTGTCTTCTGTCTTCTGTCTACTGTCTTCTGTCTACTGTCTTCTGCCTACTGTCTCCCTGCGACCGCCCAGACCAATGACATCAGCGAGTCGCAGACAACGGCAGTTGCAGAGCTACCGGGGGTAGATGAATTGATGGCCAACTTGTTGGCGCGGCTTCCGTCGAAACCCATTACCCTTACGGGCGAATTGGTAACAACTGACGAAAAAGAACAAAAAACAAAGCTGAATGTCATCATTCAACTCCGGTATCCCCAGGAGGC
The bacterium DNA segment above includes these coding regions:
- a CDS encoding glycine--tRNA ligase — translated: MSTEQSILSMEHLASLCKRRGFIFQSSEIYGGLNGFWDYGPLGCELKRNVREAWWQDMVGTREDVVGLDCSIIMHPRIWEASGHVGGFTDPMIDCRGCKKRFRADQLFEELGLTPNACEKVEEKFKVPEGTKCPACGSKEFTEPRAFNLMFKTFVGPLQDESSVAYLRPETAQGIFAQFGNVMATSRQKVPFGIAQIGKAFRNEINPRNYTFRSREFEQMELEFFVKPGSDQQWHEYWVAERIKWYQTIGLPKESITQYVYPKGELAHYASACVDIMYAFPFGVQELEGIAARGNFDLSRHQEFSGKSMEYFDQDTNEKFIPHVIEPSAGVDRICLALLCNAYHEEWIPKEGPVIEAEPGKQPPEGYEARTVLRFAPRVAPIKVAVFPLLKNKPELVEKARGIFTGLRRHWACFYDQTGAIGRRYRRQDEIGTPFCVTVDFDTLTDNTVTLRERDSMKQVRIPVDKLEAEIFARMGM